In Puniceicoccaceae bacterium, one genomic interval encodes:
- a CDS encoding CIA30 family protein: MQLAHSRRSVRNLLTLAMAMMPLFGIANPVPEIIDDFSDENLNQLGFPRMVIEDTAVGGKSTYIQTVASGAISMKGDLVPPRGQPGWVSLVFPLSPDGSPVDLSAYEGVRLRIRGQQGMLSLSVNSTEVVNYDYHAALLEAGGVKYSELKIPFKSLKRAWSEATSLNTQTIASISLTAVGIQPGAFAYELGEIGFY; this comes from the coding sequence ATGCAACTCGCCCATTCCCGCCGTTCCGTTCGAAACCTGCTCACGCTCGCCATGGCGATGATGCCACTGTTTGGAATCGCGAACCCTGTTCCCGAAATCATCGATGACTTTTCCGACGAAAATCTGAATCAACTGGGCTTTCCCCGCATGGTCATTGAGGATACCGCAGTGGGTGGAAAGTCCACTTACATACAGACGGTTGCCTCGGGAGCGATCTCCATGAAAGGCGATCTTGTGCCGCCTCGCGGTCAGCCGGGCTGGGTTAGTCTAGTGTTTCCGCTCAGTCCAGATGGCAGTCCTGTGGACCTAAGCGCATACGAAGGAGTCCGGCTCCGTATCCGGGGGCAGCAGGGCATGCTCTCGCTCTCGGTGAATAGCACTGAAGTCGTGAATTACGATTATCACGCAGCATTGCTTGAAGCGGGTGGGGTGAAATATTCCGAGCTGAAAATCCCCTTCAAGAGTCTGAAACGTGCATGGTCAGAAGCGACATCCCTGAACACGCAAACCATTGCGAGCATCAGCCTGACAGCCGTGGGCATACAGCCCGGCGCGTTTGCTTACGAGCTGGGGGAAATCGGATTCTATTGA